The window CCTCAAGATCATTGGTGGAATGTTTCCACCTATTATCCACTATTCTCAATGTAGCCATTTATGGTTCAAAAACCTAATCCGTTAACTGGGCAGTTTTCATTtgtctatcatttttattatttgaagcACCCAATAACTTTTCTCATAATTCACAGGAATGGAATTTATCCTatcacacacacacttacacacacacacacacactcctcctcCCCTGTCATTCTTCAAAGTTCCTCATTTGTCAAACTTTTCTATTGCAAGATAGTGTAGTTAATTCTCCTTATAATGCTTGTTTAGAAAACAAATCTGTCCAACTCATATATTGAAGATGATAGTGTGAATTCTGGTTGTTCATTTCTTCCTTGAGAAGACAGCAATGCAGCAGAAAACTTCACAGTAACTCATTCTTCTAAGGCTGACTTCCATAAGCAAACTTCAAATCTTTATTAAGGTAAAATGTCACATTTAATGTAAATATTCTGGTGTTATCAGAACTATGGCAGGAGACTGGATCTGAATTCCTGAACATACTTTCCATCATGCCTCTGGAATGATGAATTGTTATGGGACAGAACAAGATGccaactaagtggaattgataagacaatggttatctagtttaggaTAGTGATTAATcgttctctaattcagtatgattgatttaattttacaacaatggtttcctagtgatgtaatgattggtttatacctagtatactgtaaatgatctaattataatagagcatacaaactgggacaaactcagccagggtgggACTGAGAGACAAATTCATCCCATCTTTGATCtcagagattcattccatcggccacctttgtggtggctggaggctgaagcacaagccctcggACGCATGAGAGACATTCTGTCTTTGATCAGACTCCTGGTGGCTTTCCTCCTTCCTGCACCTTGGGAGAGACTGGTTCGGATTCATTCCATTTCACACTACCCTGGTGACTGGCCTGTTCTGCATTTCCTCCACGAGACCAAGCTAGCCCAcgtcccaggcaaggagacaataaagaatttagactttaacacctgactattcttgtgattactctactgaaatgaaggctgctccagagacctccagaaaatcaaccagaacactacaatgAGTTGCAACCTGTCCAATTTGGTCTATACTTTGTCAGTTTGAGGCTAAAAAAACTGAAGGTTTTGCCATTACTTATTAgattttatttctgaaattacTTGTCAAAAAGTTTTACTAGCTTCCTCTTTTCTatcactgagatttttttttttttttaagttgtaccCTTGACCATCCCTGACCATATCTTCTCCTATAAACTCTGTGGGTTTTATTGCTCAATTTTGCATGATGtggtgcttttttaaaaaaatttgcataTGTCCCATTACATCAGGACTAAGCTTAATTTATTCCTTATCTGCTGGTTTATCTGAAGCTTCTGACATATAGTTACAAGCCATCATTCTGATGCATGATCATAGGAAATACTTTGGAAGTGGAATAAGAATATCTAGGCATTCTGTATGAGTTCACTTCATCCAGATGAAGCACATCCTTAGGTACTATTAAGAACCGATAGCTGTGACTGCTGTCAAGAGGTCTTTGATGGAAGGCAAAAAATAGTTTCCACAACTGGGAAACAGTACATAGAGTACAAAGTCTTTGAAGACAAGAAGGTAATGTACCCTACAAAGAACAGGCTGGTGAGCTTGACTGTAATGCTTGGCCAATTTCTAAAACACATGATTAAATGGGTTTTGTTCAAAATCTGGGTTTTTGTGACAAGGGACAGATTAGGATCAGTAAAAGCACTAGTTTTCTAACTATAATCCATTCTATTCTTTTGCTCTTATTCAACTATTGGCCAaatttatttcccattttgttATGAGGTTCTTACTCTGGAGTTCATCTATTTGTTTCAATATTCTGATAGTTGTATTtagattatacatttaaaaacatttttctgagaaggggtccataggcttcatcagactaaGTGGatccatgacagaaaaaaagttaagaatccttactgtaaatataatattttaaataatttaaatttaaataataatactgTATTAAAAAATACTCATTCAGTGAACTATCCAACTGCAAGTCAGTCCAGattacattttctctcttttttttatacgCAGACAGGTAGATTTCTTTTGTACAGGCATGAATCTCATTGAAAAAATTCTCATATTCTGAGCCTTGATGCAATACATAAAATGCCCCAACAATAACTAGGGAACCTCAACTCTAGGAAATCCTCCTTGCATTTGGACATGTGAGGAATaagcagaagaggaaaaacaaatgcttattagGAAGCATCTCACTCATGACCTATCTGACAAATGGATTGAGCATTTATTGTCTACTATGTTCTAGGAACTGGCATACAGCTTTTGTTTGAAGACATGGCTAAAAAGCAACTTACTTATGGGAATAAATAATCTAGATGAATGGATTGTAAACTGAGTCAATAATATGATGTATCAAGTGTGACCTCACTGAACTCTGCTCCAGAAAGACCACATCTAGACTATCAGGTTCAGTTTGGATAATACATTTAAGAAGCAAAATTGAGCTACACGCACAACAGAAAAGAAACCAggacagaaatttaaaaatcatgaaatgtGAGAATTAGTTAAAGAAATTGGGAGTTTtaacacaggaagaaaaaatactGGGGAAAAGAACATGATGAgcagtcttcaaatatttgaagggttattGGCCTTTGAGAGCAGAAATAGGGGCCAATTGATATTAGTTACAGATACAGAATTACATAATCTCAGAAATGTATCAGAGAATCCATCTATTTCAATTCAAATCTGAATAAAAAAGAATCCTTTCACAATATACCCGTGATCATCTTTTGCTAGCTTTCcagcatgaaagaaaaaaaaaaaccctactacCTTTTaggtcaaattatttttatttgggagCTCTGTTGGAAAGCTTTTCCTTAAACCAAGACTAAATTTGCCTTTTCTATAACCTTTActcattgttcctagttctgccctTGAGAGCCAAGCAAATTTAAGTTTAAGCCCACTTCCACATGGCACccatccttcaaatacttgaagtgTAATTATCTCTATCTCTTCCAGTCCTCTCTTCTTCTAGCTAAGCATTCCTTGACATGAACCTCATCACTATCCTGACTACTTCCTCAAtgtttttcctgaaattttaGTACCTAGAATGAAATACAGTATTCTAGATGTTGTTATGACCAAGGCAGAGAACAAAAGGACATTATGTCCCTTCCAGAAGccttaaattatatttcttaatcaatacatcatcatcatcacaggGTTCTTAAACTGAGatctgtaaatttaaaaaaaaaagattacttcaatataatttcctttgtcagttaaaggttctgataaaggcctcatttccaaaatatatagagaattgacactaatttataagaaaccaagccattctccaattaataaatggtcaaaggatatgaacagacaattttaagacgatgaaattgaaattattaccactcatatgaaagttttccaaatcattattaatcagagaaatgtaaattaagacaattctgagataccactacacacctgtcagattggctaagatgacaggaaaaaataatgatgattgttggaggggatgcgggaaaactgggacactgatacattgttggtggagctgtgaacgaatccaaccattctggagagcaatctggagttatgcccaaaaagttatcaaactgtgcataccctttgatccagcagtgtttctactgggcttataccccaaggagatactaaagaagggaaagggaccaatatgtgccaaaatgtttgtggcagccctgtttgtagtaactagaagctggaaactgagtagatgcccatcaattggacaatggttgggtaaattgtggtatatgaatgttatggaatattattgttctgtaagaaatgaccagcaggatgaatacagagagggttggagagacttacatgaactgttgctaagtgaaatgagcagaaccaggagatcattatatacctcaacaacgatactgtatgaagatgtaatctgatggaagtggatttctttgaaaaagagacctaattcagtttcaattgatcaatgatagacagaagcagctacacccaaagaaaaaacactgggaaatgaatgtaaactgtttgcatttttgtttttcttcctgggttattgttaacttctgaatccaattctccctgtgcaacaagaaaactgtttggatctacacacttatattgtatctaggatatactgtaatttatttaacatgtataggactgcttgccatctaggggagggggtggagggtgggagggaaaaatcggaacagaagtgagtgcaagggataatgttgtaaaaaaattaccctggcatggattctgtcaataaaaagttattataataataaaaaaaaaaaaatatatatatatatatatataatttcctttgtGATCCCATCATCAGACTTACAAAGGGAATCATTACATGCCTATATCAAAACCAAAGTAGTGTTCTATAGTCAAGATtcttgtttcttgttcattttttctttctcggAGCATGAGGGACAGTGTTCCAAGCTTCTTTTGTGGCTCTGAGCTTTGCCTTTAAGCACTGGAGCCCCTCTTATTTGGGTTCTTGCTCACAGTGCCCAATCTAGTTCTGCCTATTGTTGCCTTGTTTCCCCTGATGGCAATTTGCCTTTTGAATTGGAACTAGAGACTCCACCACTGCTCTGCTGTGCTGCTGTTCTACTGAACCAGGACTAAGGGGGAAGAGGATAACTCAATTACTGATTTCTGCTCTCCAATTAGTCTCAAACACCATCTGCCCTGGGCTGCCCTTTCACCCAAGAAAGACTTGACCTTTCCCAAAGTATTTCCAAACTATCTAGAACTGCAcaattgtttcattccattttttgtaGATTCTGTCATTTCAGAATCTTTTTAGAGGCTTGACTTCatgttgtttctgagggaaactggagAAAGTTTAAGCAATTTCTGGCTTCTCTGCCATCCCCTATTATTAAAGTTAAATCttagaactgaacaacaaaactgaaatatagtttaaaatttagGGTCTTGTCAACAAAATTTGTAatattagatctggaagagaaaCAACTCCTTtggtccaattctctcatttacaAATTAGAATTCAGAGGTGACAGCTAAAAGtccagttcaaattccacctctaaaAACCATTTCCAGTTCTACTTAATCCATGATGTTTTCTCCCTACTCTCATCTTCTATAACAGCCCTTTACATGACATTTATAAGTTAATTTGTATTATTTAGTATATGACCAATCTACCCTCCCATTATAAACTCAAGGGAAGTGacagtatcatatttgtgtcCTAACTACATAATACAATGTATTGCACTTattaagtgttcaataaatgctgaTAAATTAAATTCCACTTACTATACCACTTTAAAAAAGACACAAGTTACGGTGAACAGAACATAAGCTGAGACAGGCAACATGGATTCTAGCACTGACTCAGTATTCTGTtgatatcttcctgactccaaatccagctacCTATCCATGACACTATCTTACTAAAATTGTCCTTTCAAATCATCTTGATTGTCTATTTATACATGTAACTATAAATTAACAGCATTTTGCTGATTATTTGCTACAGAGTTGTGGTGAAAAAAACTTATCAACTCGATTTAAAATTACTTCATCCTCTAAGCTACAGAAACCAGTAATGAGTGTAATCTTAAAGACactagaaattatatatatatgaataagtcTTAGGATATTTTAATGGAAAGTTTTCTAGATCACAAATTCCTATGATagtcatttatttaaattaaataaatttgcaGCACAATTACAAATGGTTAATTAACCTCATATTTTGCACAACCatacttattaaaaaatattttgaggattAACATATTGATAACATTTTTTGACATGATTACTTCttattccattcttctttctcttttctttcacggATAACCTCCTTCAGATATGGTTGAAGGTATAATTtgtcctaaagaaaaaaatgacaagatatTATATGCTGATTAccagttttatatataaattttctttgagTTACCAACAAAGACTTcactgaaataattatttttagtctcaaattagaaaacattttgaatctacaaacacagaataccatatttccccccaaaaagcGTTTTTCAAAAATAATCTGCCAATTAATAGGAATGAACAGTAACAATGAAGAAATTGTTAAAGGATACTTGTCCTGAAATTTCAATTTTTGGAGGCCAGATTGAACTTAGTCTCATTCTAAAAATGTACAAATTGCTAAAATCCTCAAGAAGAATCCAGTCTGTCATTTCTAGTTCGAAGAATCACAGGGAGACAATCTGACACACTTATATAGTCATCTTATTTTCCCTAACAATTTCTGATAATCAGAATTCTCAGTTATATTAAAAGCTTTATACCTCTTCATATTTTGTCCATTGGTTTTTAGGCAAGATCTGATGCCTCATGGTCAGGTCCAGAGCCCTCTTGATACGAAACATTCGATCATTATACAGATTCTCTGGAAGTCTCCTTATGGCCTCTTTAACATCTTCATCTTCATAAAGTGTGTCATCACGCATCAACCCTATTAAAAGAGTAGATGAAAAAGCTGAATtggatgcttttttaaaaaaataaaaagttgctatttttaaaaaatcatgaaaatgtcTTAAAAGTGGCATTACAATTTAATAAAGAACCAAAcagaaaaatctataaataattgGCTAATTATACTTCAATTACTATTTGATTTGAGGAAAAAAGTATAGAAGTATAAAATACAAGCACAAAGCAAGTTTTTAAACTTGCAAACTAAACTGAAACTTAGGCAGGAATGTTATAGAAAAATGATTTGTTAAATCTAAGAAATCAGAACTGACCATTTAAATTTACTGAAATAAAATTCATGGCATTTTACTAAATTTAAGTTTTTCATCCTAGCCATTTTATCCTTTACAATGATCTTGCAAAAGCACCATAGTTTTCCACTAAGCTAGAAAAGCTTTCTGAACAGTTCCAGGGACCAGACGGCATCTACTCCCTAAAGACAGGACAGTGAGTAAAGAGCTCAACAGTATGTTAGTCAATAGGTAATGAATACTTTGGCCAATCATAGCAATccattaaaaataggaaaaattttaGATGGCCTTAGATGAAGTCCCTTTCTGCTGTCACTTcaacagagacacagaaataagTCGGAAGGTACCACTAATTAGTTTCCTGATGTTCTGCAAACACAATGACTATGATTTCAAGTTATCTTACTACTTAAAATGAGAGAGAACTACAGTTTATGAGGCAGCTTCTATGCAGAACATAAATGTCATTTAATGCTCTTCATTATCTAATGTCTTCCTTTCATTacaatcttcttatattttataaccACACAGCTGATATAATCCAGCTACTGGTTACTTGCTACAGGACATTGCACCTCCCATTTCTAAGCCTATGCACTGGCaagaatgctctccctcccaaTCAGAGACTCTTAGAATCTCTGGATTCCTTTAAGACTCCAAAAGCCATCTCCTGGTCCACTACCCAACTAGTTCTATCTTTCATTAAGGTTTTCTTCCATCTtatctatatatatcttgtatattctgatttaatatatatgttgttGCTGCGCatctcccctttttctccctaccccacctccactcttttttttttttaaacaagagaaTGCTTTTGTCCTGTTCCCACCCCCACACCCCCAAGATCtttaatgcttagcacaatgcctggcacttaataatttattgaatgattttctttaaCATATATTCTCCCATTGATATTACATGGCTCAGAATGAATTGAACACCATAATTGAAAAGATACATATTTATAACTGATACAAAGAGCAAAAAAGAGAGGTGTGTGGTGATTGTTAAGTAGGATATAACATTCTGCAAAGTAGGGAATATAGAAAATACTGTAAAAAAGATGTTGGTCATGTATCAAGAATGAAAGATAATAGTCCAACTGATGAATTGGTACCCATGAGGTATTACTAAACCTCAAGAGATTTCCATTGCACTGGATAGAATCCCTATGGAGACTATATAACTATGGATGGTTTATAATCAAAAGTACGACCTGAGTCAGCTAGAtgcacagtggacagaacactggccctgaaatcaggggggacctgaattcaaatctggcttcagacacttaacacttcctaactttgtgatcctgagcaccCAGTTGGATCCCAAttgctccccccaaaaaacaaagtcTTATCACAGACTATATTAAGGCAATTTTGTTTTAAAGGGACATAATTTAAAAACAGATTATATGAcactggcaagtcatttaatttcagtgTTCTGGACATTTATCTATGACTCTTCAGTTGCAGAGAAGGTCTCATTTGCATTGAAAAGAGAAGTTTATTCTTAGAGTTTCTACATCAGTGGTCCAGGCCATATTCCtacaatttgaaaataaaagatgaatacCAGATTAATTTATATACAATAATCACACCTAAATTCAAggaaatttcaatagacttgaggTAAAGTACCATTCACATCAAGAGAAATAATTAcaaagactgaatatggatcaaaacatagcattttcactttttattatttgtatgtgTGGTTTTtacccttttgatcagattttttggtgtgtgtgcAGATTaaggaatatagaaatatgtttagagtaattgcacacatttaaaccatatcaaattacttactgtcttgggaaggaggggaggggaggagagggagaaaaatctggaatacaaggtttttgcaaaggagaatgttgaaaactatctttgcctgtgTTTGGAGaagtaaaataacattttaaaaaacaataatcatccttaaatttacattttaaatctgTACTTAATCATATAATATACTGccatttttattccaattttctaAGAGCCAACAAGTTAGATACTATCAATGCAGTCCCTCTGCTAATAGTAAACTTCTGAATTCCTTAAcactaaatcattttaaaatgacagaatCTGTTTTTTAAGTACcatttttagacttttttaaaatgcaaaggtAAAGATACCTACCAAGTTTGTTGAATCCTGCAGCATTGTAATACCATTTTCGAAGACTCTGGAGCCAGTGTCTTGATGCTACAGTTCAAAGTACCATAATGTTAGTTAATACTATTCATCAGGCACACACCTTTGATAAGCAACCATTTTACATTATTCTTATAGTGTTGTCTAGTTTGTTGTTTTACCTCTCAACTCTCTAGAAAGGAAGACTGTAAGAGTTCCCAAGGAGGAATTGCTCTGCCTTGGTAGAGTTTATTACTCTTatgagttccctataccaatataACTCCAACTCAAAAACCTATACTATGCTGATTCTAGTTATCTTATGGTAGTTTTTACCGATTTAAACTGAGCTAATGCAAGCAattattactatataaatatccCACTACTACAAAGGAGAatgtaaagatgaaaataaccaCTATAGTGCTTACATACTCATCACTAAAACTACAAGTACtatggagggggaagaaggggaatggAGCGGACTACAAATGTTTCAAATGACAGACCTGATAGTTAATATCAGTCAAGTTGGATAAACAATCTTTCATTATTAGGAGGAAACGCAGGGCAGACACATAAAGAAATATGGTGAcgtttaaaagaaaaacaaaacaaaaccattaaCTGTTGATAATGGGTCCTTAGATACTTAGATCTCCATTTGTTTCTACAACCACATACATGTACTGTTAAAGAAATCACTATCTGGAATTTAacaatttggtttaaaaaatttttggaggGTTTAGAGAAGTTTCACAAGtgaaagaagcaaaaagcaaaattataaaataagaaaaacatttaagcaCTTAAGGGAGCTGTTCTTGAGGAATAATTCTCAGATCCTGCTTgcctaagttaaaaaaaattttccctgaaattgcctgaattttttttcttcattttattatgcattaaatcataagatttagaactggatgaGCTTGggttcaattccctcattttacagatgaggaactgagacccagagaggttaagtgatgtgtccaggttcacacaacaAGAaaatgtctgagataggattttttagacaagtctttctgacttctaaACATGTAATTCCCCAAAATTCTTCAAATTAAAGATTCACTTTGGTTAAAAACAtcctttaaaaaatgcaattactTCTGAGAAAGTTGTTACTGTCAGTTaccctcaatgctatataaactatttgaaaaaatagggaatgaaggagtcctaccaaattccttttatgacacagacatggtactgacacGGTATtgacacctaaaccaggtaggttgaaaacagaaagaaaattatagaccaatctccctaatgaaccttgatgctaaaatcttaaacaagatattagcaaaaagactacagaaaatcatccccaggataatacaccataatcaagtaggatttataccaggaatgcagggctggttcaatattaggaaaactattagtagaTTGAccaaaaataaccaaattaacaaaaaccatatgatcatctcaatagatgcagaaaaagcatttgataaaatccaacatccattcctattaaaaacacttgagagtataggaataaatggtcacttccttaaaataatcagtagcatctatttaaaacaatcaataagcatcatatgtaatggggataaactggaatccttcccaataagatcaggagtgaaacaaggttgccctctatcaccattactattcaatattgtattagaaatgctagctttggcaataagagctgagaaagaaattaaaggaattagagtaagtaatgaggaaaccaaattatcactctttgctgatgatatgatggtatacttagagaaccccagagattctactaaaaagctattagaaataatccacacctttagcaaagttgcagggtataaaataaacccacataagtcatcagcattcttatatatcactaacaaaatccaacagagttacaaagagaaattccatttaaagtaactactgataatataaaatatttaggaatctatctgccaagggaaaatcagaaactatatgagaaaaactacaaaactctttccacacaaagtcagatctaaccaattggaaaaatattaaatgctcttggattgggtgggCAAATATAATAGATGACAATAGATGACaatcctaaactaatctatttatttagcgctataccaatcagactccccaaaaactattttaatgacctagaaaaaataacaaagttcatatggaaaaacaaaaggtcaagaatttcaagggaattaatgaaaaaaaaaaaatcaaataaaggtggcctggctgtaccagatctaaaattatattataaagcagcggttaccaaaaccatttggtattggctaagaaatagactagttgatcagtggaacaggttaagttcaaaggacaaaacagccaataactttaataatctagtgtttacaaacccaaagaccccagcttttgggataagaactcactgtttgacaaaaatttctgggaaaattggaaattagtatggcagaaattgggcattgacccacacttaacatcatacaccaagataaggtcaaaatgggtttcaaaatgggttcatgacctaggcataaagaatgagattataaataaattggaagagcataggatagtttacctctcagacctgtggaagaaggaatttatgaccaaagaagaactaaagatcatcattgatcacaaaataaaaaaaaatttggttatatcaaattgaaaaggttttgtacaaacacaactaatgtagacaagattagaagggaagcaataaactgggaaaacatttttacagtcaaaggttttgataaaggcctcctctccaaaatatatagagaactgcctaatttataagaaatcaagccattctccaattgataaatggtcaaaggatatgaacagacaattcttagactaagaaattgaaactatttctagccatatgaaagatgctccaagtcattattaatcagagaaatgcaaattaagacaactctgagataccactgtcagattggctagaatgacagtgaaagataatgcggaatgctggaggggatgtgggaaaatgggacactgatacattgttggtggaactgtgaacacatccagccattctggagagcaatttggaactatgttcaaaaagctatcaaactgtgcataccctttgacacactagtgttactactgggcttatatcccaaagagattttaaaaaagggaaagggacctgtatgtgcaagaatgtttgtcagccctctttgtagtggccagaaactggaaactgagtggatgcccctcaaatggagaatgaatggctgaataatgtggtatataaatattatggagtattattgctctgtaagaaatgaccagcaggatgatttcagaaaggcctgcagagacttacatgaacatttATATGAAcatgatcattatatacttcaacaacaatactatatgatgatccattctgatggactgtggc of the Sarcophilus harrisii chromosome 1, mSarHar1.11, whole genome shotgun sequence genome contains:
- the LOC100928777 gene encoding cytochrome b-c1 complex subunit 7, with translation MATRVPSSRHWLQSLRKWYYNAAGFNKLGLMRDDTLYEDEDVKEAIRRLPENLYNDRMFRIKRALDLTMRHQILPKNQWTKYEEDKLYLQPYLKEVIRERKEKEEWNKK